A portion of the Cellulophaga algicola DSM 14237 genome contains these proteins:
- a CDS encoding glycosyltransferase family 4 protein: protein MKIDFIISALHGGGAERVMVLLAEYFSKKNHTVSLITFNDGEFYELNENITRVKLHHGKIKNHKIRSFINLLSYYKLKNNRPDYIISFLTLINLITIIVAKFYSINIIASEHINHLQQKSKLALFTKKYIYKYANYVTVLTSYDVNYYQKLKANVVVMPNPSTFSSFNEIGNIRNKTIIAIGNLDRYNHKGFDNLISIIAPIFSKHPDWTLKIIGAGDLGMTFLQSLVEKHNINSNVEFLGFKSNVSKYMQESEIFVLSSRFEGLPMVLIEAMSQGMACIAYDCVTGPSDIIKNNYNGLLIDDQDSTKMREGIISLINDENLRAKLKNNSTESIKKYDIENIYQQWLKLLKDG, encoded by the coding sequence ATGAAAATAGACTTTATTATTTCTGCTTTACATGGTGGCGGTGCGGAAAGGGTTATGGTATTACTAGCTGAATATTTTTCTAAAAAAAATCATACTGTAAGTTTAATAACATTTAACGATGGAGAATTTTATGAGCTTAATGAAAATATTACTCGCGTAAAATTGCATCATGGTAAAATAAAAAACCATAAAATTAGGTCTTTCATAAATCTACTTAGCTATTACAAATTAAAAAATAATAGACCAGATTATATAATATCATTTCTAACTCTAATAAATTTAATAACAATTATAGTTGCTAAATTTTACAGTATAAATATAATTGCCTCAGAACATATAAATCATCTACAGCAAAAATCTAAGTTAGCTTTATTTACAAAAAAATATATTTATAAATATGCAAATTACGTAACTGTATTAACTTCTTATGATGTTAATTATTATCAAAAACTTAAAGCAAATGTGGTTGTAATGCCAAATCCAAGTACTTTTAGTTCGTTTAATGAAATAGGTAATATCAGAAACAAAACAATAATTGCTATTGGTAATTTAGACAGATATAATCATAAGGGTTTTGATAATCTAATCTCAATTATAGCGCCTATTTTTTCAAAACATCCAGATTGGACTCTTAAAATTATTGGCGCAGGAGATCTTGGAATGACTTTCCTTCAAAGTTTAGTAGAAAAACATAATATAAATTCAAATGTAGAATTTTTAGGATTTAAAAGTAATGTATCTAAGTACATGCAAGAATCTGAAATATTCGTTTTATCTTCTCGATTTGAAGGATTACCTATGGTTTTGATAGAAGCAATGTCTCAAGGAATGGCTTGTATAGCCTATGATTGTGTTACTGGTCCTTCTGATATTATAAAAAACAATTATAATGGACTTCTTATCGATGATCAGGATAGTACGAAGATGCGTGAAGGAATTATTTCATTAATAAATGATGAAAACCTTAGAGCTAAATTAAAAAACAACTCTACTGAAAGTATAAAAAAATATGATATAGAAAACATATATCAACAGTGGTTAAAATTATTGAAAGATGGATAA
- the murJ gene encoding murein biosynthesis integral membrane protein MurJ — translation MNNKYFDIFLNKIKSVSKNQVARNFFIVGVVTLLVKIISFYKEALIARTFGLSELLDTFYLSILIPTFLQTVFIGSLKNLFIPNYIVESKKGEDLGSFQSVSFLIVLILVTILSLFALIFVYFFLELTFPGHDLKYYDLIRTQFYIVLPCIFFWGMASLISGLIEIKGKFLITSLTPIFTAFTTLICLFFYKGYLGDFVLAVGLLTGSIISFFVLCFYSKSKNLIILSKPQKSENISIMIKQLPPKIFSGLFTGLNGFVDQFFAAQLIVGSITAINYGIKIPSFVVGILIMAIGNVLLPHFSKLVVEDINNAYKYLFKVLKILFIVTLAITGIFVYFSEYIVWLLFEKDQFTAQDTQVVYQIQQIALIYIPFYLTTLVTVKFLTAINKNKFMAWTSLWNLALNIILNIIFIKYYKVYGLVLSTTLVYIISSFIYFAYTIKQYKLQKIEI, via the coding sequence ATGAATAACAAGTATTTCGACATTTTTTTAAATAAAATAAAGAGTGTCTCAAAGAATCAAGTTGCCAGAAATTTCTTTATTGTAGGAGTTGTTACTTTATTGGTAAAAATTATTTCATTTTATAAAGAAGCTCTAATCGCAAGAACCTTTGGCCTATCAGAATTATTAGATACATTTTATCTTTCAATTCTAATACCCACTTTTTTGCAAACAGTTTTTATCGGCTCCTTGAAAAACCTATTCATACCTAATTATATAGTTGAATCAAAAAAAGGGGAGGACTTAGGTAGCTTTCAATCTGTAAGTTTTTTAATTGTTCTTATTTTAGTAACCATTTTAAGCCTTTTTGCATTAATATTTGTTTATTTCTTTTTAGAGCTAACCTTTCCTGGACATGACCTAAAGTATTATGACTTAATAAGAACGCAATTTTATATTGTATTACCCTGTATTTTCTTCTGGGGTATGGCATCTCTAATTTCTGGATTAATAGAAATAAAGGGCAAATTTTTAATTACATCTTTAACACCAATTTTCACAGCATTTACTACATTGATATGCTTGTTCTTTTACAAGGGTTATCTAGGGGATTTTGTATTGGCTGTAGGCTTATTAACCGGTAGTATCATTAGCTTTTTTGTTTTATGCTTCTATTCTAAATCTAAAAATTTAATAATCTTATCAAAACCACAGAAGAGTGAGAATATATCGATAATGATTAAACAATTACCTCCCAAAATTTTCTCTGGTTTATTTACTGGTTTAAATGGTTTTGTTGATCAATTCTTTGCAGCCCAATTAATTGTAGGATCTATAACAGCCATCAATTATGGTATTAAAATTCCTTCATTTGTTGTTGGCATCCTGATAATGGCTATTGGTAACGTTTTGTTACCACATTTTTCAAAATTAGTTGTAGAAGACATAAATAACGCCTATAAATACCTATTTAAAGTACTCAAAATCTTGTTTATTGTTACTCTTGCAATTACAGGAATATTCGTTTACTTCTCAGAATATATTGTTTGGTTATTATTCGAGAAAGATCAATTTACTGCTCAGGATACCCAAGTAGTGTATCAAATACAACAAATAGCTTTAATTTATATCCCTTTTTATTTAACTACTTTAGTAACTGTTAAATTTTTGACAGCTATAAACAAAAATAAATTTATGGCTTGGACGTCTCTTTGGAACCTAGCACTAAATATTATTTTAAATATCATTTTCATTAAATATTACAAAGTCTACGGCTTAGTATTAAGTACCACATTAGTATATATTATAAGTAGTTTTATATACTTTGCTTACACTATAAAACAATATAAATTACAAAAAATAGAAATATGA
- a CDS encoding right-handed parallel beta-helix repeat-containing protein yields MFQKFIIIIILISIQNICVAKSIKIPEKTTSLNFDLTDELKLALNSNIDSIIIKSNIEDYFLDPITLFNVYNKTIIFEDGVSLRAKPKAFKRTNDVLLKFINSNNIIIIGNNGKLSMNKEEYVNGEWRNAISLLGCNNVFIEKLHIMDSGGDGVYISGSSTRSFSSNIHLNEIICQNNKRQGLSIISAEHVVIENSMFCDTNGALPEAGIDIEPNSEQDRVVDINFNNCLFEKNGHSGILLALSKLNSNSTPVSVTFNNCVISNNHSLENPYAKAELVFTAKKENPVKGHVIFNKCLVKDSEWSFFYSRKTSNAYTVTFKDCVVNNISKNEKSAVINLEVPDYYKETYFLGGYYFENLQLEYYSKAPYLRVRGSHLNTLKGVTNIKGTINLISNTVKEVEYINYDKKNNKDVDIELNYIYSRH; encoded by the coding sequence ATGTTTCAAAAATTTATTATCATAATTATTCTTATTTCAATTCAAAATATATGTGTTGCAAAATCTATTAAGATACCAGAAAAAACCACAAGTTTAAATTTTGATTTAACAGATGAACTTAAGTTAGCGTTAAATTCAAATATTGATAGTATAATTATTAAAAGTAATATTGAAGATTATTTTTTAGATCCAATTACTTTGTTTAATGTTTATAACAAAACAATAATATTTGAGGACGGTGTGTCTCTTAGAGCCAAACCAAAGGCATTTAAAAGAACGAATGATGTATTACTCAAATTTATCAATAGTAATAATATAATTATTATAGGTAATAATGGTAAATTATCTATGAACAAGGAAGAATATGTAAATGGCGAATGGCGTAATGCAATAAGTCTTTTGGGATGTAACAATGTGTTTATAGAAAAATTACATATAATGGATTCAGGAGGAGATGGTGTTTACATATCAGGAAGTAGTACTAGAAGTTTTAGTTCAAATATTCATTTGAACGAAATTATTTGTCAAAATAATAAAAGGCAAGGATTATCAATTATAAGCGCGGAACACGTAGTGATTGAAAATTCTATGTTTTGTGATACAAATGGAGCATTACCAGAAGCAGGTATAGACATTGAGCCAAATTCAGAACAGGATAGAGTAGTTGATATAAATTTTAATAATTGCTTATTCGAAAAAAACGGACATTCAGGTATTCTTTTAGCGTTGAGTAAATTAAATTCTAATTCAACTCCTGTTAGTGTTACATTTAATAATTGTGTTATATCTAATAATCACAGTCTTGAAAACCCCTATGCTAAAGCTGAGTTAGTGTTTACAGCTAAAAAGGAAAACCCTGTTAAAGGTCATGTTATATTTAATAAATGCTTGGTTAAAGACTCTGAGTGGAGTTTTTTTTATAGTAGAAAAACAAGTAATGCGTACACGGTAACTTTTAAAGATTGCGTGGTGAATAATATATCTAAAAATGAAAAGAGTGCAGTTATTAATTTAGAGGTGCCGGATTATTATAAAGAAACATATTTCCTTGGTGGGTATTATTTTGAAAATTTACAATTAGAATATTATTCAAAAGCACCTTATTTAAGGGTGAGAGGGTCGCATTTGAACACATTAAAAGGTGTAACAAATATTAAGGGTACAATTAATTTAATTAGCAATACTGTTAAAGAGGTAGAATATATTAATTATGATAAAAAGAATAACAAAGATGTAGATATTGAGTTGAATTATATATATTCAAGGCATTAA
- a CDS encoding serine O-acetyltransferase — MNEITKKDLFRYAGETSMLKGFRKEGFRYTYLFRKASKYKKRSILGIFYRLLVKKYSYKYGYQIPINTEIGEGFYLGHFGPVVINSKAKIGKNCNIAHNTTIGQSNRGRLKGYPTLGNKVWVGTGSVIVGKVFIGNNVLIAPNSYVNMDVPDNSIVMGNPSNIILKENATEDYINYML, encoded by the coding sequence ATGAATGAGATAACTAAAAAAGACTTGTTTAGATACGCCGGTGAAACTTCAATGCTAAAAGGATTTAGAAAGGAAGGCTTCAGATACACCTACTTATTTAGAAAAGCATCAAAATATAAAAAGAGGTCTATCTTGGGCATATTTTATAGACTATTAGTTAAAAAATACAGCTATAAATATGGGTATCAAATACCTATAAATACCGAAATTGGAGAAGGTTTTTACTTGGGACATTTTGGACCAGTTGTAATAAATTCAAAAGCAAAAATTGGCAAAAATTGTAATATCGCCCACAATACTACTATAGGACAATCAAACAGAGGCAGATTAAAGGGGTACCCTACCTTAGGTAATAAGGTCTGGGTTGGAACTGGATCTGTAATTGTTGGAAAAGTATTTATTGGGAACAACGTTTTAATAGCCCCCAATAGTTATGTAAACATGGATGTCCCTGACAATTCAATTGTCATGGGCAACCCATCTAATATTATCCTTAAAGAAAATGCTACAGAAGATTATATAAATTATATGCTATAA
- a CDS encoding right-handed parallel beta-helix repeat-containing protein, which yields MKNTFNILLIYLLVTFFTACSNDNFLEEVVVAEEVTEELVEDKEVDPVDPPVSTPIPTVTLKEGQIYPENGVMASTFGYTKENATVALKAALESNNSVIIIDKQEADWIIEPLKLFGINNKRIFIEEGVVIRSKAFAFGVLSASLIDLIMCEDLIIDGYGASFQMNKEEYTDGEWRHALSIRGSSGITIRGLEFRDSGGDGIYLSGTENPGTFSENIIIEDIKSINNKRQGFSIISAKNVWVSNSLFSETNGALPESGVDFEPNRESDILQNINFNNCSFTKNKHAGILLSLGNLTSNSSPISINFTDCFTSSNSSIENAYVDSEIVIGGNSSSLVQGDVQFDRLTIDGSDWGMLYSRKVAEGFHVTFTDCILKNICRDNSKSPITLEVADYSSETESLGGFTFNNIEVEYFTEVPLITINGWETLKTLKDIQGNFKMLQNGNQIIKYSNYDKINNTNVSILLEDLK from the coding sequence ATGAAAAATACGTTTAATATTCTCTTGATTTATTTGTTGGTAACATTTTTCACTGCATGCTCTAACGATAACTTCTTAGAAGAAGTAGTAGTTGCAGAAGAAGTTACTGAAGAACTTGTAGAAGACAAAGAGGTTGATCCAGTAGATCCTCCTGTGTCAACTCCTATTCCCACAGTAACTTTAAAAGAAGGGCAGATATACCCGGAAAATGGAGTTATGGCATCAACATTTGGATATACGAAAGAAAACGCTACAGTAGCTTTGAAAGCAGCACTAGAATCTAACAATAGCGTAATTATAATAGACAAGCAAGAGGCTGATTGGATCATAGAGCCATTAAAGTTATTTGGTATTAATAATAAACGTATCTTCATAGAAGAAGGGGTTGTTATACGTTCAAAGGCATTTGCTTTTGGTGTATTAAGTGCTTCATTAATTGATCTTATAATGTGTGAAGATTTAATTATTGATGGTTATGGAGCTTCTTTTCAAATGAATAAAGAAGAGTATACAGACGGAGAGTGGAGGCATGCCTTATCTATTAGAGGCTCTTCTGGTATTACAATTAGAGGATTGGAATTTAGAGATAGTGGTGGCGATGGTATTTATTTATCAGGAACAGAAAATCCTGGTACCTTTTCTGAAAACATTATTATAGAAGATATTAAATCAATCAATAATAAGAGACAAGGTTTTAGTATTATTTCAGCTAAAAATGTATGGGTTTCTAATAGTTTATTTTCAGAAACAAATGGTGCTTTGCCGGAGTCTGGTGTGGATTTTGAACCAAATAGGGAGAGTGATATATTACAAAATATTAATTTTAATAATTGTAGTTTTACTAAAAATAAGCATGCAGGAATTCTTTTGTCTTTAGGTAATTTGACTTCTAATTCTAGTCCTATTTCAATAAACTTTACAGATTGTTTTACAAGTTCTAATTCATCTATTGAAAATGCATATGTCGATAGTGAAATTGTGATAGGAGGTAATAGTAGTAGTCTTGTCCAGGGTGATGTGCAGTTTGATAGATTGACAATTGACGGTAGTGATTGGGGAATGCTATATAGTAGAAAAGTAGCAGAAGGTTTTCATGTAACTTTTACAGATTGTATTTTAAAGAATATCTGTAGAGATAATTCTAAGTCTCCAATCACGTTAGAAGTTGCTGATTACAGTAGTGAAACGGAATCTTTAGGTGGCTTTACTTTTAACAACATCGAGGTGGAGTATTTTACGGAGGTTCCGCTAATAACAATTAATGGTTGGGAAACCTTAAAAACTTTAAAAGATATTCAGGGTAACTTTAAAATGCTCCAAAATGGTAATCAAATTATTAAGTATAGTAATTATGATAAAATTAATAATACCAATGTTTCAATATTGTTAGAAGACTTAAAATAA
- a CDS encoding right-handed parallel beta-helix repeat-containing protein — protein sequence MNFSLNIISKYLILIVISLSITSIEASEIKASSFGYNSSDATTALKNALNSSYDTIIIDKQSGPWKIGPLSLIDLSNKVIIIESGVVIEGITGKFYNSTDALFKFIRPNNITINGYGSTFKMDTDNLIKSYSRTEHRHSLSILGGLNVKVNGLNIDGSGGDGIYIARYNTTNSKNITIKDVISKKNARDGISIISADGLYISNSEFNESYKGILGCGVNFEPNTTNDTLKDIIFKNCKFIKNYYSGIQISTLHLNGSSALLDITIEDSYISNNSYLNSVGAAEINIGVGSSVLNPAKGSVDFINTKIENAKGYAISSKLPSNSFSVDFTNTVLKNVAIEKGSPIILSTNNYSNNTLGFGNITFNNTEIEYSRDSPFTVVYASKTNGGMYNVNGSFTIVNSALNINNVIKYDNVSAFNNVKLQYKFASILPSDVKTPPVTSNCSENLNLSTTETKPFTKSAQKTITSTSSILHSISGTSTYSAGEKITLKPGFKTNSSSNKRLVIKNEPCTSSLSSSSLKASLIESSDFFVWPSDDSEELIKTKAILTENPVQKNSYLRFEAETDEIVTISIFDLQSTLVKQILVNEKFTKGIHDVKVDFSTLNVGLYIISLQKINETVAIKALKN from the coding sequence ATGAATTTCTCGTTAAATATTATCTCCAAGTATCTAATTTTAATAGTAATTAGTTTATCTATCACTAGTATTGAAGCTTCCGAAATTAAAGCTTCATCATTTGGCTACAATTCCAGTGATGCAACTACTGCCTTAAAGAATGCGCTAAATTCTTCTTATGACACTATAATAATTGATAAACAAAGTGGTCCATGGAAGATTGGTCCTTTAAGCTTAATTGACCTAAGTAATAAAGTCATTATTATCGAAAGTGGTGTGGTTATAGAGGGTATCACAGGTAAGTTTTACAACAGTACCGATGCACTGTTTAAATTCATTCGTCCAAATAATATAACTATAAATGGTTACGGCTCTACTTTTAAAATGGACACTGACAATTTAATTAAAAGCTATAGCAGAACAGAGCACAGACACAGCTTAAGCATATTAGGGGGGCTAAATGTTAAAGTAAACGGATTAAATATTGATGGAAGTGGCGGCGATGGAATTTACATTGCAAGGTATAATACTACAAATTCAAAAAACATAACAATCAAAGATGTAATATCTAAAAAAAATGCAAGAGACGGAATTTCTATAATTTCAGCAGATGGATTATATATTAGTAATTCCGAATTCAATGAATCCTACAAAGGTATATTAGGCTGTGGCGTTAACTTTGAACCCAACACCACTAATGATACATTAAAAGATATCATATTTAAAAATTGTAAGTTTATAAAAAACTATTACAGTGGCATTCAAATAAGCACCCTTCATTTGAATGGAAGCAGTGCATTATTAGATATCACAATTGAAGATTCTTATATATCAAATAATTCATATTTAAATTCCGTAGGTGCAGCCGAGATAAATATTGGTGTTGGAAGCAGTGTCTTAAATCCGGCAAAAGGAAGTGTGGATTTTATAAATACTAAAATAGAAAACGCAAAGGGTTATGCTATAAGCTCCAAATTACCTTCAAATTCATTTTCTGTAGATTTTACTAATACTGTGCTTAAAAATGTTGCAATAGAAAAAGGATCTCCTATAATACTTTCTACAAACAATTATTCAAATAACACCTTAGGTTTTGGTAACATAACATTTAATAACACCGAAATAGAGTACAGCAGAGATAGTCCTTTCACTGTAGTGTACGCATCTAAAACAAATGGCGGCATGTATAATGTAAATGGAAGCTTTACTATTGTAAACAGTGCTTTAAACATTAATAATGTTATAAAATATGATAATGTATCTGCTTTCAATAATGTCAAATTACAATATAAATTTGCCTCTATACTACCCAGTGATGTAAAAACTCCTCCTGTAACATCAAATTGTTCTGAAAACTTGAATTTGAGTACCACTGAAACTAAACCGTTTACAAAAAGCGCTCAAAAGACAATTACGTCAACATCTAGTATATTGCATTCAATCTCTGGAACTTCAACATATTCCGCTGGAGAAAAAATCACTTTAAAACCTGGTTTTAAAACAAATTCATCTTCTAATAAAAGACTTGTAATTAAAAATGAACCATGTACTTCTTCTTTATCTTCTTCAAGTTTAAAAGCTTCTTTAATTGAAAGTTCTGATTTTTTCGTATGGCCTTCAGATGATAGTGAAGAATTAATAAAAACTAAAGCCATTTTGACAGAAAATCCTGTTCAAAAAAACAGTTATTTGAGATTTGAAGCTGAAACAGATGAAATTGTTACCATTAGTATTTTCGATCTTCAATCGACTCTCGTAAAACAAATACTTGTCAACGAAAAATTCACAAAAGGAATACATGATGTAAAGGTTGACTTCAGTACTCTAAACGTAGGACTTTACATTATATCACTTCAAAAAATTAATGAAACAGTAGCTATTAAAGCCCTAAAAAATTAG